A stretch of DNA from Nonlabens ponticola:
CCATACACAACATTCTATTTCTCGATATCGAGACGGTACCTCAGCAAGAAGATTTTAAGGATCTAGATAAAATTGATCAAGAGCTATTTGCTCAAAAAACACAATACCAGCGAAGAGACGATAAAACTCCTGAGGAATTTTATGATCGTGCTGGCATCTGGGCAGAGTTTGGCAAAATCATATGTATCTCTGTAGGTTACTTTAGTGAGAAGACAAGTAACAGCAGTTTTAGGGTGCGCAGTTTCACTGGTGAAGAACGAGACATCTTGATGGATTTCTCCGCACTTCTTGAGGAGCATTTCTCTAGACGCGATCATTTGTTGTGCGCCCATAATGGCAAGGAATTCGACTTTCCTTACATAGCGAGACGATTGGTCATTCATGGATTGCCATTACCGGTAAAGCTCAATTTGTTTGGTAAAAAGCCATGGGAAATACCGCACCTTGATACGATGGAGCTGTGGAAATTTGGCGACTACAAACATTTTACCAGTATCAAATTACTCACGAGAGTGTTGGGCGTACCATCGCCCAAAGATGATATAGATGGCTCGCAGGTACGAGATGTATTCTATAAAGAGAATGACATTTCCCGCATCGCGACCTACTGCGAGAAAGATGTAATTGCAGTCGCCCAAGTGCTGTTGCGTATGAGGAACGAGCCACTGCTTAAAGACAGCGATATTGTCATCAAATAATCCCATAGTTGAAGTTCAAGGCTTGAACCTAAGTTTTTCAACGAACCATGGTAGCATTCAAGTACTTCATGATGTGTCGTTCGATCTTCATCCTAACGAGATACTAGCCATCGTTGGTGAGTCTGGCAGCGGTAAATCTGTTACCAGCAAGGTGCTCATGGGCTTGTTACCAGAGAAAATTACTCAAATAGACTGCAGGAAACTAGAGGTACAACAGAATGATATTAGAGATTTTAAGGAGCGTGATTGGTCTCGCTTTCGCGGAAGCGTCATCTCAATGATCTTTCAAGAACCTATGAGCAGCCTGAATCCTACTATAACTTGTGGACAACAGGTGGCTGAGATACTGAAAATCCACACTTCACTTAACACACTACAACGCAAGACTGAAGTTCTTGAGCTTTTTGAAAAAGTAAAATTGCCAGAACCTGAAGTCACCTATAAAAAATATCCACATGAGATAAGTGGTGGCCAGATGCAACGTGTGATGATCGCGATGGCAATTGCCTGTAAACCTAAAATCCTAATTGCAGATGAGCCAACGACGGCGCTTGATGTGACTGTGCAGCAAGAAATCTTGATGCTACTCAAGGAATTGCAGGCAGATTATGGTATGAGCATGATTTTTATATCGCACGATCTAGGTGTGGTAAAATCCTTTGCAGATCGTATTCTGGTGATGTATCAAGGTAGGATTGTAGAATCCGAGACAGCCACAAATATTTTTGAAAATGCACAACACGACTACACAAAAGCTTTGATCAACTCAAGACCTGATCCCGAGCAGCGCGTGAAACGACTGCCTACCATTACTGACTTTTTAAATGATACTGTAAAATCTGTTTATGAAGATGTATCAAAACGTCATGAGCGATTGTCAATCATGTATGATAAGGCGCCCGTCCTAACAGTGGAAAATGTAGTAAAGGACTATCTAGGCAATAGAAACTCGGTTTTTGGTAAACGATACATGTTTAGAGCGGTCGACCATGTGAGTTTTGAGCTGTATCCACAGGAAAGTCTAGGTGTTGTGGGCGAGAGCGGTTGTGGAAAGAGTACTTTAGGTAACATGATCACTGGCTTGCGTGATGCCACCAGTGGTAGTATTAGGTATCACGGTACTGATCTATCACAACTATCCCAAAAAGACTGGCGTGCCTATCGTAAGGATATCCAGATCATTTTTCAGGATCCATTTGCGTCACTCAATCCTAGAATAAAAATAGGTGAAGCAATCATAGAACCCATGCAGATTCATGGGATAG
This window harbors:
- a CDS encoding ABC transporter ATP-binding protein, yielding MSSNNPIVEVQGLNLSFSTNHGSIQVLHDVSFDLHPNEILAIVGESGSGKSVTSKVLMGLLPEKITQIDCRKLEVQQNDIRDFKERDWSRFRGSVISMIFQEPMSSLNPTITCGQQVAEILKIHTSLNTLQRKTEVLELFEKVKLPEPEVTYKKYPHEISGGQMQRVMIAMAIACKPKILIADEPTTALDVTVQQEILMLLKELQADYGMSMIFISHDLGVVKSFADRILVMYQGRIVESETATNIFENAQHDYTKALINSRPDPEQRVKRLPTITDFLNDTVKSVYEDVSKRHERLSIMYDKAPVLTVENVVKDYLGNRNSVFGKRYMFRAVDHVSFELYPQESLGVVGESGCGKSTLGNMITGLRDATSGSIRYHGTDLSQLSQKDWRAYRKDIQIIFQDPFASLNPRIKIGEAIIEPMQIHGIGSNHKERKKMVEKLLEQVGLEASHYDRYPHEFSGGQRQRIGIARTVALQPKIIVCDESVSALDISVQAQVLNLLNELKELYDFSYLFISHDLAVIKYFCDRVIVMNKGKIEEIQEADALFAKPTSTYTRKLIDSILH
- a CDS encoding 3'-5' exonuclease gives rise to the protein MLQRLSIHNILFLDIETVPQQEDFKDLDKIDQELFAQKTQYQRRDDKTPEEFYDRAGIWAEFGKIICISVGYFSEKTSNSSFRVRSFTGEERDILMDFSALLEEHFSRRDHLLCAHNGKEFDFPYIARRLVIHGLPLPVKLNLFGKKPWEIPHLDTMELWKFGDYKHFTSIKLLTRVLGVPSPKDDIDGSQVRDVFYKENDISRIATYCEKDVIAVAQVLLRMRNEPLLKDSDIVIK